In Gimesia benthica, a single window of DNA contains:
- a CDS encoding SMI1/KNR4 family protein codes for MKDNSEAIVLEAINRMKSRSVVFEPGLTDLEIENIEQRFGFRFPPDLRVLLQSALPVGIASKDK; via the coding sequence ATGAAAGATAATTCCGAGGCGATCGTTCTTGAGGCAATCAATCGCATGAAATCCCGGTCTGTGGTCTTTGAGCCAGGTCTGACGGATCTGGAGATAGAAAACATAGAGCAGCGGTTTGGTTTCCGATTCCCTCCCGACTTACGTGTGCTGTTGCAATCAGCTTTACCAGTAGGAATCGCATCAAAAGACAAATGA